In the genome of Helicobacter sp. MIT 05-5293, the window CATCACCAATTACAACGGCAAAATAGCGTCCAACATCTAGGAATTTTATCACATTTTGAGTGCTTCTTACAAAGGCTTGAACAAAATGTGTGAGATTATCCAAATGGCTTAAATCATTTGGATTTTCGCTAAAGTGGACAATATCCATATAAGGAGGGTGTAAAATCACAAACTGCACACTTTTGTCATTTAATGATTCTAGTGCCTCTTGCATAAAGCAATCCACGCTAAGAGAATCTGTATTATCGCAGAATCCAAAATAATATGTGCTAGGGCATTCCCCCTCCATTTGTGCTTTGACATATTCTAAAATTTTAGAATTTATATCCATACCAATGCACTTACGCCCTAAGTTTTGAGCTTCATACAGACTTGTGCCGCTTCCCAAAAACGCATCAAGCACGATTTTGCCCCTTTTGGTATAGCGCGTAAATAATTCACGCGGAATCTGCGGGATAAAATTTCCGTGATAGATATTTTGATGTTTGCCACTCTTGTCCCTCTGTGGGATTATCCACAGGCTATCTACATTGATATTAGCGTTTTTCCAATCTTTTAAATCAATCTCATTCCACCGCATTTTGATGCTTTGTCTCACACGCTCATATCATAAAGTCTTTTGCGTTCGCTTGAGCTAGCAATATTAAGCTGTTGTCGGTATTTTGTGATTGTGCGGCGCACCATTTTGAGGTCAAACTTTTCCTCCACACTTTTAAGAATCTTCAAATCACTCAAAGGCTTTTTACGATCCTCATTTTTGACAAGATTCAAAATAAAATCTTTAATCGAAGCGTTAGAGGTATCACCATCAATGGCAGCAGTAAAGAAACTCTTAATAGGAAAAATACCTCTATCACATTCAAGGTATTTATTAGCAATCGCTCGTGAAATCGTGCTT includes:
- a CDS encoding DNA methyltransferase, giving the protein MRWNEIDLKDWKNANINVDSLWIIPQRDKSGKHQNIYHGNFIPQIPRELFTRYTKRGKIVLDAFLGSGTSLYEAQNLGRKCIGMDINSKILEYVKAQMEGECPSTYYFGFCDNTDSLSVDCFMQEALESLNDKSVQFVILHPPYMDIVHFSENPNDLSHLDNLTHFVQAFVRSTQNVIKFLDVGRYFAVVIGDVYKQSDSM